CCCGGGGATTCTGCAATTCCTTTCCGGGCCGACTTTCCCGGcgtttggtgggtttttttgttgttttttttgttgtttgggggttgggttgtttggggtttgggtttttattggtttggggttttttttcccccctcccccgaaATCCCCCAAATCTCCCGCAggatggaggggaaggggctccGTAGGGGCAGGGTAccaccgggaccgggaccgggaccggccCCCGCCGCAACGGCGGCCGCCAGGCGGCTGCCGGTGCCGGTGGGGACggcggagggagggggagcCCGGGAACCGAGCGCAGCCGCGGTGGCCGGCCAGGGGaccggaggaagaggagaaggaggaggaggaggaggaggaggaggaggaggaggaggaggaggaggaggagagggggggcCGCTGTCGGTACCGCCGCCCGGTTCCGGTGTCGGCGCCCGCTGCCGCTGCGCGATGTCggtgctgctgcccggcggcggggctgtGGCCGCCGGCCTCCCGTGACGCACGGGGGGGTGAGCCGCGGCGAGCGGCACGGCTAGGGCGCACGCTGCCCTCTGCAGGCAGCCGGCCCGGGGAAGCGGACGGACGGGGTACGGCTGCCGGTACCGGCTGCTCCCTGACCGGGAATGGTGGCGGGtattccccccccaccccgcggtGGTCCCCTCTTTTCCCTGCCCGCGCGTGTCCCCCACGCCCGTGGCCGGAGTGTCCGTGCCCCGCTTTTCCCGGTCGCTGCCGCGCTGAGGGGGAAACTGAGTCACGGAACGGGACGGCACCGCCGCTGCACCGGGAGAGCGGCGACGGAACCTCCGCGCCGCCAGGGGGCGCAGCGGGGCGCTGGCGGCCCCGCGGCTTCCGCCGTCGAGGCGGAAGTGCGTcagagcgggcgggcgggcgttGCCATGGAGGAGCTGAGCGCGGCGCTGGCGGCCGGCGCCGTCCTGGCGGCTCCCAACAGCCCGGCCGGTCCTCACCCCCGGCTGGCCGCCTACAAGGcccgcggcgggccggggcaggccgagcgccgccggcgcctcctCCGCCTCCAGAGAGAGTGAGTCCCccttggggctgggggctggggggcgggcagggccgggcctggcccggcccggcccgccgggcGGCGGGGTTGTGGAAAGGGCCCGGTTGTAGGGAGCGGGGGTTGGCGGCCTTGCCTCCCGCGGAGGGGCAAGCCGGGCTGTTTTCTTGCCTTCCAGGAGGCGGCTGGACTACGTGAACCATGCCAGGAGGTTGGCAGAGGACGACTGGGCAGGGGTGGAGAGCGAGGgcgaggagaaggaggaagatgcggaggaagaggagatggaTGTGGATGCTGGCAAGAAGTTGCCCAAGCGCTATGCCAATCAGGTGGGCGGCTGCCCGCTTCCCCACAACGGGGTGCGGGTGtgaaggcagggcagggtgagggATGTGGGGTggtgaggctgggctgggcacaGCGAGCAGCTGTGGCGGTGGCTGTGTGGGCCTGAGAACAGCGTGTCCTGCCTGGCTTGGTGCTCGGTGAGGAACCGTGCCTTGGGTCTGCCTGAGACATGTTGCGCTCAAACGGAGGACAGGTGGAGATGGCTTGGCTGCGCACTTTGGGAGATTTCAGCTCAGCTAGCAGCACTGGTATCCCTTTGTGCAGCAGTCAGTTAAAGACATCCATCTCTCCCTGTGTCCGGGAGaccaggaaggaagagaaacatcAGCTGATGGGTTTTATCAGCCTTGGCTGCCATATTGGTCCTAAAAGGCATGCAGCCTTGCAGGTGACCACAGCCAGGCAGTCTCCGAAGAGGTCATCTTGTCTGGGCTCTTTACTCCTGGTATTCAGGAATCTCTAAGCTCTGCCAcgtatttataaataaatgaagtgcTGGAGTGGAGACCAAGGCACAGAGGTGCCCCAGTGAGGACTGTGAGCCCTGTGCTGTAGTCTGAAGCTtaggcagcagctgggaagcaaGAGAATGACTTGGGAGAGAGTCTGTTACGCAGGTTGGCGAGAGAGAAGGAGCAGGGCCCCTTTGGTGCTGTAATGCAGGGTGTCGAGCAATGCAAGTTGCTTCTGAAGCACCTAGTGTAGCCGTTGAAGCCAAGTTGAAACCTTCTTGCTTTATCCTTGAGCTGTGAGTTTTCCATAACTTCAGGAGAGTTGTTACTAgctgattacttttttttcctggatttctCCCTAGCTGATGCTGTCAGAATGGCTGGTTGATGTCCCCTTGGATCTGGAGCAGGAGTGGGTTGTAGTGGTGTGTCCTGTCGGGAAAAGGGCGCTCGTCGTGGCGTCCAGGGTAAGTAGCAGCAGTGGTGATGTGTCACCATTTGGTAAAGGACCTGTACCTGTTGCCCAGCCAATGTAAGACTGGCCCATGTGCCTTgcctgaccttttttttttttttttttctttttcttttttctctcccacttcCTCACAGGGCACAACAGCAGCTTACACCAAGAGTGGCTTCTGTGTCAACAGGTTCCCATCACTGCTGCCGGGGGGGAACCGGCACAATTCAATGAGCGAGAAAGGTAATGGTCTGATGAGGCTTTTGGGATAGAGAGAGGGGAActgcctgcttctccctgtgAGTGTGTGCACCAGCAGGCTTggtgctgctcctccagctcccgCCGAGTCCCGGAGCTGTGCCCTTTTCTGGTGCTGGGGGCAGCTAGCTTCAGGCCTGTTCATACATCTCTGGGGTTAAGTAGACGTGGACAATATCAGAAACCTTTATGCTAGGTGATAATGTCTTTTAATTAGCTGCCTGGTTAACTGACTCTCTTAAACCTCAACATCGTTTCTGTCTTCCGACAGAGAGCTGTGTACAGTGTGGTCTTTCTTAACACCTCTTGCAGTTGCTTTCTTGCCCTGAGGAGGGGTTACTGTTCGCTAAATGCCATTTTCTGAAGCATGCCTTTGCTTGCTCTGCCTCTGGCTGGTACCTTTGTAGCCTTGTTGGACTCCTCAAGCTAAAGGATTTTTGTGTTTGCAGTTTCTATTAGCAGAAGGGGATCCCTCTGCGCTTTGCAGCCTTACATCAGGGCATTTGATCGGGCATTTGCCTGTTGGGTTAGGCAGCTTCTGGAGCATGTCTGGACTGCCCTGTGTTTGTTTGCACAGTGTACTGCATCTTGGACTGCATCTACAATGAGGCAAAGCAGACGTACTATATCCTCGACGTGATGTGCTGGAGAGGACACCCTGTTTATGACTGCCAGGTACTGAACCtcccccctctgccctgccctcccttttGTTCCCTGTTTGTGAGCTGCTTTGCAGCCAGCACTGGACATAGCCCACTTGCTATGCAGCAGGATGGGTGTTTTGTCTAAGCACCAGCATCTTCACTGCTTATGGGCTGCTGGCTACTGGAATAATTGGGTACATCTTTTGGGGGTATCAGGGGAAGAGTTGGGGGTGCTGTCTGGCTCTGCAGGTGAAGCTGAGTTTGTAAATCTCCTGGGCAAGTGCAGAGGAATGGAGACGCTCAGCAGGTGCTGATCAGCGATGTGTGGTGGATAGTCATTAAGTCTCTGCCTCCTTTCACAGACTGACTTCAGATTCTTCTGGCTCTCCTCAAAGATCCAAGAGGAGGAAGGgctgggagagaaaagcaggattAATCCAGTAAGTTCTTTTCAattgagaggaggaggaggaggaggaggatggggggTAAGCTCTCCTGTTCAGCAGGCTTCAGCACTTTCTCTCACAAGCGGaagcttccccccccaccccccgccccctcaGATCAGGCTTCAAAGTGTACTTCTGATGAAATGGGATGCCATGTTCAGGATGTAAATAGAACCACTGAATATTGTAAAtgagtgtgggtttttttttttttccccagccaaaGTGCTGAGGGAGATCAGACTGCAGGGTATCAGCTAACTTCCATGCTGTTTTTAGCTTTCCCTTgaaacagaatggaaaatgaGTGTGGTTTCTACAGGGCCAGCATTGGTCGGCAGCCTGACTACAATGGGATTTATTTTTGCGTAGTCTTGTGGGCTCACAAGGCGAGGGGAAAGGCTCATAAAGCTTTAGCCTTCCCCCCTGCTTAAACTAATGATTGAAGTTGTCGGGATGGATGCCAGATTGCCACCCAGAGCCCTTGCTGAGCAAGGATAAAAAGTCTTCCTTTGAAGACTTATGCATGGAGGTCAGACCTAGAATCCACAGCAGCTTGGAAGGTGATTTTGGGGGACAGACATAAGAGACTTAGCAGCCTGGCTGATGGAGCACAGTTTGCAAAGCAGGACCTAATCGTTGTGTAGCCCCAGTGTATGCTCAGACACAGCTACGCAGCGCAGATCCTGTGCGTTGAGCAGATGGGTCATGAACGGGGATGACTGCTCCTGTGCCAGCAGTGAAGGTATCTGTATTTGGAGAACATCCTGTTCTGAGTCTAACAGGAATATCCAGAAGAAGACAGCTACCTAATGAAGGGGGGGTCgtttcagctttcatttcctGGGTGGAAAGATTTGCTTGGCTGAGccagcagcctggagcagacGTCTGTCTGCTTTGCATCCTGCCCAGAGGtcataattttctattttggtTAAAAGAGCATCTCAGGGTCAGCTCTACTGAAAAGTCCTTCCTGCAGTCTTagatgcttggaaaaaaaggtatcGGGAGCGTCTGGGAGCTGTGCGCCGAGTCTCTGCCATCTGCATCTCTCATTAAATGCCAGAGTGGGGGTCGTTTGGAACTGGGGTGATAAAATACCTGAAATAGATCATTCTGGGCATTCTAGATTCCATGCTGTCTAGGCATCGTGGTGGCAATCCACGGGTCTTCTTTTAAAGgtcatcttctgtttctggaaTGAGATTTGTAAAGTTGCAGCAATGTATGTGCTTTATCCAGCGTTGCTGAAGAGAGAGCAGGGATTATCTCTTAATGACCATTCCCACCCCATCCTTTCTGGTGGCTAGGGTGATTTTTGTAGGTTTTCATGCAAGTACTCACAGTTATTCTAGTGGGATATGATGGGTGCCGATGGACAGCTTGGTCCTGTTGTTTTGTCTCTAGATCTGGGGTTTGCTTATAAATTGCTGTTCGGAATCACATGAGAGGTATGTCTGTCCCAATAACCCATAGAAATAGCAGAGACCAGTCGCTATGGAAAGAGTAAGAAATGAGAGATACCTATCATGTTCCCTCTGACTTCATCAGCCATGGAGTTAATGGGCAGCAGGGGACCTGCCTTTCAATTTCAGGAGCTGGTCTAATCCTCGTTGGAGCTTGTTTGTGCTTTTGGGCCCCCCGATACCCTTTGGCAGGAAGGCCAGCAGTTTAACGATGTGGTCCCTGCTTGAGATTTCCTCTCTGGTTACTTTATCTGACACCTGTCCCTCACCCTTTGCCTCTCATGCTGGATCTTGCACTGGGGGAAATTCTTCCTTCTTAGCTGCCTCCACACCAGTGCTCGATTCAGTGACTTGTTCGGCTTTAGGCCACGCAGTTGTCTCCTCTAACCCTCTCTTACTCTTTCAGTTCAAATTTGTGGGCCTGCAGAACTTCCCCTGCTCCTCGGACAGCCTGTGTAAGGTGCTGGCTATGGACTTCCCCTTCGAGGTGAGAACACGCAGGCGGCGGCCTGGACCTCAGCCTTAGAGACAGCCCCACTGCGCATCTGCCAGTGCTTGGAGAGAGGTGCATCCCCTTCACTTGGGAACTGTGCTCTCCCGAGACCTGCAGGAAGCTTGCTGAGCTGCGCTGCGTTGGGGATGGATGCCTTTTATGCACATGGCTGATCTGTTACCCTGTCACCAGGTACAGGCTGCACCCAAACAAACTAACTAGCAACAGTTAAACCGTAGCATTCTCTGTGTTTGGGCTGCCTTTACTGCCATTGATTGTTGTCTGAAAGAGCCCTTGGGGAAGAGAGGGTTGATGCGGACACCCAGAGTGCCTCCAGAAGCAGCGTAGCTCACATTCATGAGGCAGTGTGATGGACAGCTGGCCTTTTTAGGGCCAAAGCTGGTACTGCCCGCTGCCCTGGGTGGGCTCGTGTGGGGATGGCGTGAGGATCTCTGCGGTGTGCTCCCTTATGCGGTGGTGTTTCTCAAGAGGTCTGCGGGGTGGGCAGAGTGGTGTCTTTCTCTGACCTCTGTCACAGGCTCTGTGTTTCCATAGTCTAGCTACTTCCATCTCTCTGTGTGCAAGGCATCCAGCTATCTTGTGTCTtgtggggaggaaagagaagggtgGTGGTAAGCTCCTGATGGTTTCTGAGGGGTTCGGGTGTTAGTGGTGGGCACCTGAGACAtactggagctgggggcaggtgACTGTAACAGAAATGGCTGGGAAGGGTTCAGGTGAGTCTGTCCTCCTGCTATACCGCTATTGGATCTTCTGGAGGGGATAGTGCAAACTCTGCTTTTTGCATTGGTACAGAACCGGCAGCTTCCTGCCtttggctcctgctgctcttggcTCTCTCTGAGGTGGCCATTCCCCCAGCAAGAGCGGCTGAACAGGACACCTGCATTTGCTTCATTAGCTTTAGAAGTAGGTTGTGCTGTTCAGGCCTCTCTGCTGTGGGAGAAGGGCAGGACAGGCAAATCGATGTGCCACCCAGTTCAGCTCTGTGTGGTTGTGAGCAGCGAGGCGGAGGCCCTCGTGAAAACAGGCTGCTTTTGACTGCCCTGGCTGACTTGGCACTGAAGCAGAACAGGATGGAGGAGGTGATGGCATTCTGGGATGGTGTCAGTGACAAACATCTGGGAGCCAGAAGCTCCTCCAGTGGCTGCAGCAGTTCCTGCGGAGTGCCCAGTCTCAGCCCTAGATGGGGAACAGCCTCTACAGGGGTCGCTTGTCCTGCTAAGCCAAAAGCCACAGTGTTTTGGATGTGTCTCTTGTGCACTCCTGGCCCAAGTTAGTGATTAACGTAAGTGCAGGTTTAAATTTAAGGGACGCTAATTTGGCTGTGGGGGCTGACTTTGCCTTCTGCTTGTCAAAGCCAGGACAGTCATGCGAGAGAGTTGGAAAGTCCCAGTCCCTTGCTGGTCTTGCCAGACCCCGCTCCCAACACAGATCAGGGAGTGCTGAGAAGGCATCCCAGGTTTCCTACAGCTGACTTGCTCAATTACAAATGCTCTGAGTGCCTCTGTAGAAACAGTCCTTCCTGTCTTTACTGAAAaagcttctttccttcctgagGCATCTGCCCCCACGAGAAAAGGCTGAGGAGTATTGCCCCACTGCGGTCGGAGCAGAAAACTTTTGGCCTGTGAAGGAGACTGTTGCGAAACGCCGGGGGAGGGAGATGGAGTTGATCAGACTCTGCCTTGTAATCCAGCTGCGATTTTTCCCCCCCAGGTTCTCTGGCCAATACGTCAGGGTGCGACCCCAACAAGTGAAACGTGGTGTAATTTGGCTCAAAGCAGCCGGTAACCCCACAGAAACCGTGGTGCCGCTTCCAGGAATGAAGGGAACCGTGGGtccctttgtgatgtgccacAAGAGGGAGCCCAAGAAATCCCTGTAAATAGCTTCCACCAACGGCACAAAACGAAATAAACTTTGCAGAAGGCAAAATACAGCCTTGCTATAGGTAGTGCAGTATAACAGAGGTGGTCTTATGCCTGGGCCCAGCATCTTGTGATCCTTACAAAGATCTCATGCGTGTGGTGGCAACAAAAGCGGTCAGTGCTTTCAGATCTGGGTCTTCAGAGTTAATCTATAACCTTAGACTTAGGACCTGATCTGCTATAttcagtggaaattttttttccacttaattCAGTGGACTTTGGATCAGTTGACTGGCACTGAATTTGAAGTGTTTTTTGGAGTGGATCATCAGAGCTACTGTCCTACTTGCAGATCCGAGTAAAACAAGATTCAGGTTCCCACGAAGGCAGGGGGAACCAAAGTCTCTGAGAAACCCCGGTGTGAAGGAATGGGAGTGCTGTTAAGCACCTAAAATCTGAAAAGCACAGTCTGAAATGTGAAATCCTGTCAGGCCAGTTTCTCATCAGGTTCGTTCGTCTAGGGACAGTGTCAGCCCTTGTTCTG
This region of Buteo buteo chromosome 13, bButBut1.hap1.1, whole genome shotgun sequence genomic DNA includes:
- the SNUPN gene encoding snurportin-1 isoform X3 — protein: MVAGIPPPPRGGPLFSLPARVPHARGRSVRAPLFPVAAALRGKLSHGTGRHRRCTGRAATEPPRRQGAQRGAGGPAASAVEAEVRQSGRAGVAMEELSAALAAGAVLAAPNSPAGPHPRLAAYKARGGPGQAERRRRLLRLQRERRLDYVNHARRLAEDDWAGVESEGEEKEEDAEEEEMDVDAGKKLPKRYANQLMLSEWLVDVPLDLEQEWVVVVCPVGKRALVVASRGTTAAYTKSGFCVNRFPSLLPGGNRHNSMSEKVYCILDCIYNEAKQTYYILDVMCWRGHPVYDCQTDFRFFWLSSKIQEEEGLGEKSRINPVDGLLFYHKQTHYTPGSTPLVGWLRPYMVPEILGLAVPTTVLTAKPDYAGRQLQQIIESKKIKKLAAEKGHPSSAAAARNGHYELEHLSTPQPANSLDEAVSQMEN
- the SNUPN gene encoding snurportin-1 isoform X1, whose translation is MVAGIPPPPRGGPLFSLPARVPHARGRSVRAPLFPVAAALRGKLSHGTGRHRRCTGRAATEPPRRQGAQRGAGGPAASAVEAEVRQSGRAGVAMEELSAALAAGAVLAAPNSPAGPHPRLAAYKARGGPGQAERRRRLLRLQRERRLDYVNHARRLAEDDWAGVESEGEEKEEDAEEEEMDVDAGKKLPKRYANQLMLSEWLVDVPLDLEQEWVVVVCPVGKRALVVASRGTTAAYTKSGFCVNRFPSLLPGGNRHNSMSEKVYCILDCIYNEAKQTYYILDVMCWRGHPVYDCQTDFRFFWLSSKIQEEEGLGEKSRINPFKFVGLQNFPCSSDSLCKVLAMDFPFEVDGLLFYHKQTHYTPGSTPLVGWLRPYMVPEILGLAVPTTVLTAKPDYAGRQLQQIIESKKIKKLAAEKGHPSSAAAARNGHYELEHLSTPQPANSLDEAVSQMEN
- the SNUPN gene encoding snurportin-1 isoform X2 is translated as MVAGIPPPPRGGPLFSLPARVPHARGRSVRAPLFPVAAALRGKLSHGTGRHRRCTGRAATEPPRRQGAQRGAGGPAASAVEAEVRQSGRAGVAMEELSAALAAGAVLAAPNSPAGPHPRLAAYKARGGPGQAERRRRLLRLQRERRLDYVNHARRLAEDDWAGVESEGEEKEEDAEEEEMDVDAGKKLPKRYANQLMLSEWLVDVPLDLEQEWVVVVCPVGKRALVVASRGTTAAYTKSGFCVNRFPSLLPGGNRHNSMSEKVYCILDCIYNEAKQTYYILDVMCWRGHPVYDCQFKFVGLQNFPCSSDSLCKVLAMDFPFEVDGLLFYHKQTHYTPGSTPLVGWLRPYMVPEILGLAVPTTVLTAKPDYAGRQLQQIIESKKIKKLAAEKGHPSSAAAARNGHYELEHLSTPQPANSLDEAVSQMEN